In one Magnetospirillum sp. genomic region, the following are encoded:
- the asnB gene encoding asparagine synthase (glutamine-hydrolyzing) gives MCGIAGLLDRRLRLRADELAAHMRRMNDTLAHRGPDGADIWTDEAAGIGLGHRRLAIVDLSPTGVQPMHSADGRFVVTYNGEIFNFRELRAELEATGVRFRGTSDTEVMLEGFSRWGVRATIEKTVGMFAIALWDRQSKSLWLIRDRLGVKPLYYACDGTRLIFGSELKALRAAPDFAPTLDREALVAYFRHADVPGPVTIYREAKKLPPGTMLEWQEGSEPHIETYWSARDVAVVGRTHWAAPVDDATEIEKLDILLRDAVAKRMIADVPLGAFLSGGIDSSLVVALMQAQSSTPIRAFTIGFDEAGYDEAKHAKAVAAHLGCAHTELYVTADQARDVIPKLAEFYDEPFADASQIPTYLVAQMTRQHVTVALSGDGGDESFAGYNRHVWADRLESDLRFLPRWLRRTAATAMTLPGETGYRLLSALLPAAKRPVRPAEKAAKMAALLRADDPSAIYRGLVSQWPDPRALVPGAVEPDGPIWDKSIAADMPEFAARMQLLDTLTYLPDDVLTKVDRATMAVGLEGRNPLLDHRVVEAAWRLPPHMKLRGGDGKWILREILARYVPRELFERPKMGFAVPIGAWLRGSLRDWAADLLDPADIAADGILTPAPIAAAWAAHQAGEDRTYALWTVLMFRSWQKRWG, from the coding sequence ATGTGCGGCATCGCAGGCTTGCTCGACCGACGCTTGCGCCTCAGGGCCGACGAATTGGCGGCCCATATGCGCCGCATGAACGACACGCTCGCCCATCGCGGCCCGGACGGGGCGGATATCTGGACCGACGAAGCCGCCGGCATTGGACTTGGCCATCGGCGCCTCGCCATCGTCGATCTGTCGCCGACCGGCGTACAGCCGATGCATTCGGCCGACGGGCGCTTTGTCGTCACCTACAACGGCGAGATCTTCAATTTCCGCGAATTGCGCGCCGAACTCGAAGCGACGGGCGTGCGCTTTCGCGGTACCTCCGACACGGAAGTGATGCTCGAAGGTTTTTCGCGATGGGGGGTGCGTGCCACGATCGAAAAAACCGTCGGCATGTTCGCGATCGCCCTGTGGGATCGACAGTCGAAAAGCCTATGGCTGATCCGCGACCGGCTCGGCGTGAAGCCGCTCTATTATGCCTGCGACGGCACTCGGCTCATCTTCGGCTCGGAGCTCAAAGCGCTGCGCGCAGCGCCCGATTTCGCACCGACCTTGGATCGAGAAGCACTCGTGGCCTATTTCCGCCATGCCGATGTACCCGGCCCGGTCACGATCTATCGCGAGGCCAAGAAACTACCGCCGGGCACAATGCTCGAATGGCAAGAGGGCAGCGAACCGCACATTGAGACCTACTGGTCGGCAAGGGACGTGGCCGTCGTAGGCCGCACACATTGGGCAGCGCCCGTCGACGACGCGACAGAAATCGAGAAACTCGACATTCTGCTGCGCGATGCGGTCGCAAAACGCATGATCGCGGACGTGCCGCTCGGCGCGTTTCTGTCGGGCGGCATCGACTCCTCGCTCGTCGTGGCGCTCATGCAGGCGCAAAGCAGCACGCCGATACGCGCCTTCACGATCGGTTTCGACGAGGCCGGCTACGACGAAGCCAAACACGCCAAAGCAGTCGCCGCACATCTGGGCTGCGCGCATACCGAGCTTTACGTCACGGCCGACCAAGCGCGCGACGTGATCCCGAAACTCGCCGAGTTCTACGACGAGCCGTTTGCCGACGCCTCGCAAATCCCCACCTATCTCGTGGCGCAGATGACGCGGCAGCACGTGACCGTGGCTCTGTCCGGCGACGGCGGCGACGAGAGTTTTGCGGGCTATAATCGCCATGTCTGGGCCGACCGCTTGGAAAGCGATCTGCGCTTTTTGCCGCGCTGGCTCAGGCGGACGGCGGCAACCGCCATGACGTTGCCCGGCGAAACCGGCTATCGGCTCTTGAGCGCGTTGCTGCCCGCTGCCAAGCGGCCGGTGCGCCCGGCCGAAAAAGCGGCGAAGATGGCAGCCTTGCTGCGCGCGGACGATCCGTCGGCGATCTATCGCGGGCTCGTGAGCCAATGGCCCGATCCGCGCGCGTTGGTGCCGGGTGCCGTCGAGCCCGACGGCCCGATCTGGGACAAAAGCATCGCGGCCGACATGCCGGAATTCGCCGCGCGCATGCAGCTTCTCGATACGCTCACCTATCTGCCCGACGACGTGCTCACGAAAGTCGATCGCGCCACGATGGCGGTGGGTCTCGAAGGGCGCAATCCGCTGCTCGACCATCGCGTGGTCGAAGCCGCGTGGCGCTTGCCGCCGCATATGAAGCTGCGCGGCGGCGACGGCAAATGGATCTTGCGCGAGATTCTGGCGCGCTACGTGCCGCGCGAATTGTTCGAGCGGCCCAAAATGGGCTTTGCCGTGCCCATAGGTGCATGGCTGCGGGGGTCCCTTCGCGACTGGGCGGCCGATCTGCTCGATCCCGCCGACATCGCTGCCGACGGCATCTTGACACCCGCCCCGATCGCGGCCGCATGGGCCGCCCACCAGGCGGGCGAGGACCGCACCTATGCTTTGTGGACCGTGCTGATGTTCCGAAGCTGGCAGAAACGCTGGGGATAG
- a CDS encoding glycosyltransferase family 4 protein — protein sequence MRILQLCAVDFTLYHFLLPLMRGLRSAGHEVVGACAHGNLVAKIEAEGFRVIDVQIRRSANPLALWRSYRAILATLRAEKFDMVHVHTPVAALAGRLAAWCESVPKIVYTAHGFYFHEHMPWPKRFAHIGLEWLAGRTTDLLLTQAQEDAATARRLGLARGPIHAIGNGSDPARFRPALPHETMRGDIRAQMGTPPDRPVILMVGRLVAEKGYPELVEAMRNVDAELWIVGARLASDHADSVDAALHAAENDPLLKSRIRLLGYRSDVPELLRAADIFTLPSHREGMPRSIIEAMLSGLPVVATDIRGSREEVIDGQTGLLVPLRDAKALAAALQRLAGDPALRTKLGAAGLARARDLYDEAKIVERQIALLESRGNAL from the coding sequence ATGCGCATCCTGCAGCTTTGTGCCGTCGACTTCACGCTCTACCATTTCCTGCTTCCGCTGATGCGCGGGTTGCGCAGCGCCGGGCACGAGGTCGTGGGTGCCTGCGCACACGGTAATCTCGTGGCCAAGATCGAGGCCGAAGGGTTCCGCGTGATCGACGTGCAGATCCGCCGCTCGGCCAATCCGCTTGCTTTGTGGCGCAGCTATCGCGCGATCCTGGCGACCTTGCGCGCCGAAAAATTCGACATGGTGCATGTGCACACGCCCGTCGCAGCGCTTGCCGGGCGCCTGGCCGCATGGTGCGAAAGCGTGCCTAAAATCGTCTACACAGCACACGGCTTCTATTTCCACGAACATATGCCTTGGCCCAAGCGCTTCGCGCATATCGGTCTCGAATGGCTGGCGGGCCGCACGACCGATCTCTTGCTCACGCAAGCGCAAGAGGATGCGGCAACCGCCCGCCGCTTGGGCCTTGCGCGCGGCCCCATCCATGCGATCGGCAACGGCTCGGACCCTGCGCGCTTCCGCCCTGCCTTGCCGCACGAGACCATGCGCGGCGATATCCGCGCGCAGATGGGAACGCCGCCGGACCGGCCCGTGATCTTGATGGTCGGGCGCCTCGTCGCCGAAAAGGGCTATCCCGAACTTGTCGAAGCGATGCGCAACGTCGATGCCGAATTGTGGATCGTGGGTGCACGGCTGGCGTCCGACCATGCCGACAGTGTCGATGCGGCACTTCACGCCGCCGAAAACGATCCGCTCTTGAAATCCCGCATCCGCCTGCTCGGCTACCGCTCGGACGTGCCCGAACTCTTGCGTGCGGCCGATATTTTCACGCTGCCCTCGCACCGCGAAGGCATGCCGCGCTCGATCATCGAGGCGATGCTCTCGGGTCTGCCGGTCGTGGCGACCGATATACGCGGCAGCCGCGAGGAAGTGATCGACGGGCAGACCGGCCTGCTGGTGCCGTTGCGCGACGCAAAAGCGCTGGCGGCCGCCCTGCAGCGCCTCGCCGGCGACCCGGCTTTGCGCACGAAGCTGGGAGCCGCAGGCCTCGCACGCGCCCGCGACCTTTACGACGAAGCCAAGATCGTCGAACGCCAGATTGCCCTGCTCGAATCGCGCGGCAACGCGCTCTAA